A single Ammospiza caudacuta isolate bAmmCau1 chromosome 14, bAmmCau1.pri, whole genome shotgun sequence DNA region contains:
- the MTMR8 gene encoding myotubularin-related protein 8: MQKVFQGMKSFRFQVENVKLLDRYASRKAASGTLYLTATHLIYVDTSAEVRKETWILHHHISSVEKLPLTTAGYPLLIHCKNFHVAHFVIGQERDCHDVFTSLLKLSQPVKPEELYAFSYNPKMSKESREMGWKLIDLKLDYQRMGIPNDCWEITDINKDYEVCSTYPPEIVVPRAATKAVVMGSSRFRSRGRIPVLSYLYKENNAALCRCSQPLAGFSARCLEDEQMLQAIREANPGCPFMYVVDTRPKLNAMANRAAGKGYENEDNYENIRFKFIGIENIHVMRSSLQKLLEVCEMKSPSMSDFLTGLENSGWLRHIKAVMDAGVFLAKAVREERASVLVHCSDGWDRTAQVCSLASLLLDPFYRTFKGFMVLIEKEWIAMGHKFSHRCGHLDGDPKEVSPVFTQFVECVWQLMQQFPCSFEFSERFLLEIHDHVYSCQFGNFLGTCHRDREELRIFEKTHSLWPFLLQRKQELRNPLYRGFTAYKELQPNTLPFSFQFWCGMYNRFDKGMQPKQSVLEQLLSCLRHSVSLEESAAQLESVSQGGTAGAERKLPILDSPLASKGCTSPKAGAAAAKAPTPPQDCAEGAAPVLSNGPSLGQQKHKESPAQPQDPGACREDGQAQ, encoded by the exons gtggaAAACGTGAAGCTGCTGGATCGCTACGCCAGCAGGAAGGCAGCGAGCGGGACCCTGTACCTGACAGCCACACACCTCATCTACGTGGATACCTCTGCTGAAGTCAGGAAGGAAACATGG ATCCTGCACCACCACATCTCCAGCGTGGAGAAGCTGCCCCTGACCACGGCTGGGTACCCCCTGCTCATCCACTGCAAGAACTTCCACGTGGCTCACTTTGTCATTGGGCAGGAGAGGGACTGCCACGACGTGttcacctccctgctcaagctcTCCCAGCCAG TGAAACCTGAAGAACTTTATGCTTTCTCTTACAACCCCAAAATGTCCAAAGAGAGCCGGGAGATGGGCTGGAAGCTGATAGATCTGAAACTGGATTATCAGCGCATGGGGATCCCCAACGACTGCTGGGAGATCACAGATATTAACAAGGACTATGAG GTTTGCAGCACCTACCCTCCTGAGATCGTGGTGCCTCGAGCTGCCACCAAGGCCGTGGTGATGGGAAGTTCAAGGTTCAGGAGCCGAGGGCGGATTCCGGTGCTTTCTTACTTGTACAAGGAAAACAAT GCTGCCCTGTGCCGCTGCAGCCAGCCCCTGGCCGGGTTCAGCGCGCGCTGCCTGGAGGACGAGCAGATGCTCCAGGCCATCCGAGAGGCCAACCCCGGCTGCCCCTTCATGTATGTTGTAGACACGAGGCCAAAG TTGAATGCCATGGccaacagagctgctgggaagggctATGAGAATGAAGATAATTATGAAAACATTCGTTTTAAATTCATTGGCATAGAGAACATCCATGTGATGAGGAGCAGCCTGCAGAAACTGCTGGAAG TGTGTGAGATGAAGTCTCCCTCCATGAGCGATTTCCTGACGGGGCTGGAGAACTCGGGCTGGTTACGGCACATCAAGGCTGTCATGGATGCAGGTGTCTTCCTGGCCAAG gctgtgaggGAGGAGAGGGCCAGCGTGCTGGTGCACTGCTCCGACGGCTGGGACCGCACGGCCCAGGTCTGCTCCCTGGCCAGCCTCCTGCTGGACCCCTTCTACAGGACCTTCAAAGGCTTCATG GTCCTGATAGAAAAGGAGTGGATTGCAATGGGCCACAAGTTCTCacacag GTGTGGCCACCTGGATGGGGACCCCAAGGAGGTGTCCCCTGTGTTCACACAGTTTGTGGAGTGTGTGTGGCAGCTGATGCAGCAGTTCCCCTGCTCCTTCGAGTTCAGCGAGCGCTTCCTGCTGGAGATCCATGACCACGTCTATTCCTGCCAGTTTGGCAACTTCCTGGGCACctgccacagggacagggaggagctCAG AATCTTTGAGAAGACCCATTCCCTGTGGCCTTTCCTCTTGCAGAGGAAGCAGGAGTTGAGAAATCCTTTGTACAGAGGATTTACAGCTTACAAAGAGCTTCAACCAAACACTCTACCTTTCAGTTTCCA GTTCTGGTGTGGGATGTACAACCGCTTTGACAAGGGCATGCAGCCCAAGCAGAGcgtgctggagcagctgctgagctgcctgaGGCACAGcgtcagcctggaggagagcgCGGCGCAGCTGGAGAGCGTGAGCCAAGGGGGCACAGCCGGCGCTGAAAGG AAACTCCCTATCCTGGACAGCCCCTTGGCCAGCAAAGGCTGCACCTCAcccaaggcaggagctgctgctgccaaagccCCAACTCCTCCTCAGGActgtgcagagggagcagcccctgtgctgaGCAATGGCCCCTCCCTGGGGCAGCAGAAGCACAaggagagcccagcccagccccaggatcccggagcctgcagggaggatgggcaggctcag